A portion of the Sulfurospirillum diekertiae genome contains these proteins:
- a CDS encoding FIST signal transduction protein, producing MFESISFVKRVEELPRTLKKGSYLLLIAEETPFLEIQKMEGVKVCGAIFPRVIFKGKSFSEGIIVAKLQPTTTMQIIDINDLSRFDPPKDICSIFTIVDGFSARIDDFLEEFYSLIPKNTKLIGGGAGKSNLIQEPVIFDTQRYYLNNAIILSSISTIGLGVKHGWRPLVGPFIATNSHDNILEKINFKDAFDVYKEAIEKDSGIDFDSTPFFQISQRYPLGIVRYKKDFIVREPVSTNGKNIILVGKLDSNSVLSILKGEKEDILNAAHEAALMSRHEIEDTSIQSVLLVDCISRFLFLDQDFKKEIKAITDAYPPKTMIWGILSLGEIANADQECIEFYNNTCVVGTL from the coding sequence ATGTTTGAAAGCATCTCCTTTGTTAAGCGTGTTGAAGAGTTACCAAGGACGCTTAAAAAAGGCTCTTATCTTTTACTGATTGCAGAAGAGACACCCTTTTTGGAAATCCAAAAAATGGAAGGTGTCAAAGTATGTGGTGCTATTTTCCCAAGAGTTATTTTTAAAGGAAAAAGTTTTTCAGAAGGCATCATTGTAGCCAAACTCCAGCCCACAACAACGATGCAAATCATTGATATTAATGATCTTTCAAGATTTGATCCTCCTAAAGATATCTGCTCAATTTTTACTATTGTCGACGGATTTTCAGCACGAATTGATGATTTTTTGGAAGAGTTTTACTCACTTATTCCCAAAAATACAAAATTAATTGGTGGCGGCGCAGGGAAATCAAACCTGATACAAGAACCCGTTATCTTTGACACGCAACGCTATTACCTCAATAATGCTATCATCCTTTCATCCATCAGTACGATTGGTTTGGGTGTCAAACATGGGTGGAGACCTCTCGTTGGCCCTTTTATCGCAACCAATAGCCATGACAATATTTTAGAAAAAATCAACTTTAAAGATGCCTTTGATGTCTATAAAGAGGCTATAGAAAAAGACAGTGGTATAGATTTTGACTCAACTCCTTTTTTCCAGATTTCACAACGATACCCACTCGGAATTGTGCGGTATAAGAAAGATTTTATTGTGAGAGAACCCGTTAGTACCAATGGGAAAAATATTATTTTGGTTGGGAAACTTGACTCGAACTCGGTTTTGTCTATTCTCAAAGGAGAAAAAGAGGACATTCTCAATGCAGCACATGAAGCAGCCCTTATGTCTCGCCATGAGATTGAAGATACATCTATTCAATCGGTGCTACTCGTTGATTGTATTTCTCGCTTTTTATTTTTAGATCAAGATTTTAAAAAGGAGATCAAAGCTATTACCGATGCCTATCCTCCTAAAACGATGATTTGGGGCATTCTTAGCCTTGGTGAAATTGCCAATGCCGATCAAGAATGCATAGAATTTTACAATAACACGTGCGTTGTCGGTACGCTCTAA
- the ybaK gene encoding Cys-tRNA(Pro) deacylase, whose protein sequence is MSLKKTNAARFLDTLKLPYEMTSYEVDEEDLSATHAAASLGVDPACVFKTLVARDDAKHIIVACIPAAEEIDLKALAKVAGVKRCELVAVKELLGLTGYIRGGCSPLAMKKTYPTFIDASIHQHEKIYVSAGLRGVQLHLSPDVLIQASKAICEPLTKH, encoded by the coding sequence ATGAGCCTAAAAAAAACCAATGCAGCACGTTTTTTAGATACGCTAAAACTCCCTTACGAGATGACTTCGTATGAAGTCGATGAAGAAGATTTGAGTGCGACACACGCGGCGGCATCATTAGGTGTCGATCCTGCATGTGTCTTTAAAACACTGGTTGCCAGAGATGATGCAAAACATATTATCGTTGCATGTATCCCCGCTGCTGAGGAGATTGACCTCAAAGCGTTAGCCAAAGTGGCAGGAGTAAAACGCTGTGAACTCGTTGCCGTCAAAGAACTTTTAGGGCTTACAGGATACATTCGTGGCGGGTGCTCTCCCCTTGCAATGAAAAAAACCTACCCAACATTTATCGATGCCTCCATTCATCAACACGAAAAAATCTATGTTAGCGCTGGGCTTCGTGGTGTGCAACTGCACCTCTCTCCTGATGTCCTAATACAAGCGTCCAAAGCTATATGTGAGCCTTTAACAAAACATTAA
- a CDS encoding thermonuclease family protein codes for MFKKLIIVSMLATFPLLAAESTGVVTKISDGSTLHMVLGQSEETIKILYIDVPEKFSNAKLNRDAKKLGVPAKDIQELGKLASDYASKFFKKGDKVIVESDKKDQAGRILATVNKNSVDYSLQMIEDGFACINKKAAYPGELEKALKNAKEEKKGLWAINYDIMNKLCR; via the coding sequence ATGTTTAAAAAACTCATCATAGTATCCATGCTCGCAACATTTCCGCTTCTTGCAGCAGAGAGCACTGGCGTTGTTACGAAGATTTCGGATGGTTCTACTCTCCATATGGTGCTTGGGCAATCTGAGGAAACAATTAAAATCCTCTACATCGATGTACCGGAAAAATTTAGTAATGCAAAGCTAAATAGAGATGCTAAAAAACTAGGTGTCCCTGCAAAAGATATCCAAGAATTAGGGAAGTTGGCAAGCGACTATGCTTCTAAGTTTTTTAAAAAAGGTGACAAGGTTATTGTTGAGTCAGACAAAAAAGATCAAGCTGGGCGAATACTTGCAACCGTAAATAAAAATAGTGTTGATTACTCATTACAAATGATTGAAGATGGTTTTGCCTGTATTAATAAAAAAGCTGCTTATCCAGGTGAACTTGAAAAAGCATTGAAAAACGCGAAAGAAGAGAAAAAAGGTCTTTGGGCAATTAATTACGATATTATGAATAAATTGTGCCGATAA
- a CDS encoding monovalent cation:proton antiporter-2 (CPA2) family protein: MDFFLLSALVLLAVTAIMVTISKHMGLGSILGLLIAGIIVGPHTPGPIVTSEVENLRHFTEFGVVMLLFIIGLEMQPAKLWSMRKEVFGLGSLQVIVSGVVLGLYMSFFVDRLSVAMLLGFTLALSSTAFVMQILQEKGKVNTEHGKNAFAILLLQDLAVVPLLAILPLLSTQESTHNTSWFESLATVVVMFGLLIVFGRYIIPKALDKVAKQRNKDAFLLLTLLSVVLSAYLMDHAGLSMALGAFLMGMFLSTSRYSFQIESSLEPFKGILMSLFFIAVGMSIDFKAIMSDPWVFSEHIVVILVLKALIIFVLMLAFGATKSGAIKLAFLLNQSGEFGFVLFGAAKALGIIDDQLFVIGIGVISISMLFTPVLYSFGCSLANRLAKVSQFSYFENASMEQKVVVAGYGSTGKVIAKMLKSSGIPFMVFDINATEVALGRKEGLPVFFGDITDLKLLNTIKLDQASMIIVSIDHSLNAIKVVKHIKDNYPHIKILARALDIKAMDKMLFAGASWVIAETLESSIRTGSEALSQLGVQSDEIATLLESLRKNEYELIREITKA; the protein is encoded by the coding sequence ATGGATTTTTTTCTACTTTCAGCACTGGTACTTTTAGCGGTAACGGCCATTATGGTGACCATCTCCAAACATATGGGGCTTGGTTCTATCTTAGGCTTGCTGATTGCGGGAATTATCGTGGGACCTCATACTCCTGGACCTATTGTTACCAGTGAAGTCGAAAATTTACGCCATTTTACAGAATTTGGCGTGGTCATGTTGCTTTTTATCATTGGTCTTGAGATGCAGCCTGCTAAGTTATGGTCGATGCGCAAAGAGGTCTTTGGTTTAGGTTCGCTTCAAGTCATCGTTTCGGGTGTGGTTCTTGGATTGTACATGAGCTTTTTCGTGGATCGTTTGAGTGTAGCAATGCTTTTAGGCTTTACCTTGGCGCTTTCTTCGACGGCATTTGTCATGCAAATTTTGCAAGAAAAAGGTAAAGTCAATACAGAGCATGGCAAAAATGCTTTTGCAATTCTATTGCTTCAAGACTTAGCCGTAGTACCTCTTTTGGCAATTCTTCCTTTGCTTTCAACACAAGAATCAACGCATAATACTTCATGGTTCGAATCTTTAGCAACCGTTGTAGTCATGTTTGGGCTTTTAATTGTTTTTGGGCGCTACATCATTCCAAAAGCGTTGGATAAAGTCGCAAAACAGCGCAATAAAGATGCTTTTTTACTGCTGACGTTGCTGAGTGTTGTCCTTTCAGCGTATTTAATGGATCATGCAGGACTTTCGATGGCACTGGGTGCTTTTTTGATGGGTATGTTCCTCTCTACCTCACGTTACAGTTTTCAAATCGAATCGAGCCTAGAGCCTTTTAAAGGTATCTTGATGAGCCTTTTTTTCATTGCTGTAGGTATGTCAATCGATTTTAAAGCGATCATGAGTGACCCTTGGGTTTTTAGCGAACATATTGTGGTTATTTTAGTGCTCAAAGCGTTGATTATCTTCGTGCTGATGCTTGCTTTTGGAGCAACAAAAAGTGGTGCGATTAAACTAGCCTTTTTACTCAATCAAAGTGGTGAGTTTGGTTTTGTTCTCTTTGGTGCAGCCAAGGCATTGGGGATTATTGATGACCAACTTTTTGTTATTGGCATTGGTGTGATTTCGATTAGTATGCTCTTTACCCCAGTCCTTTATAGTTTTGGATGTTCGCTTGCCAACAGATTGGCAAAGGTTTCTCAGTTTTCATATTTTGAAAATGCAAGTATGGAGCAAAAAGTAGTTGTTGCAGGTTATGGTAGTACGGGTAAAGTGATTGCTAAGATGCTCAAAAGTAGTGGCATCCCGTTTATGGTATTTGACATCAATGCTACGGAAGTGGCACTTGGTCGCAAAGAGGGGTTACCTGTCTTCTTTGGCGATATTACAGACTTAAAACTGCTCAATACCATTAAACTGGATCAAGCTTCAATGATCATTGTCTCGATTGACCATAGTCTCAACGCTATTAAAGTGGTTAAACATATCAAAGATAACTATCCGCACATTAAGATTTTAGCACGAGCGCTTGACATCAAAGCCATGGATAAGATGCTTTTTGCAGGAGCCAGTTGGGTGATAGCAGAGACATTAGAAAGCAGCATTCGAACAGGCTCCGAAGCACTCAGTCAATTGGGTGTCCAATCGGATGAAATTGCCACCTTGTTGGAGTCATTGCGTAAAAATGAGTATGAACTTATTCGTGAAATTACCAAAGCATAA
- a CDS encoding META domain-containing protein: protein MSRLSILLSTLTSSIIILGCTPSTPNSPSISAETNQTKSADNAPETTAVQRVKEVYWKLIGVEGKAVMEDPNGREAYIILKLEGNHLQGFGGCNILLGSYELNENDHTVHFSRVASTMMSCSRITDEAEFLKALEKVDHYSIDEGVLLLQKAGKTVATFEASYQP from the coding sequence ATGAGTCGTTTATCTATTCTTTTATCAACACTTACGAGTAGTATCATCATCCTTGGATGTACCCCGTCGACACCCAATTCACCCTCAATCAGCGCCGAAACCAATCAAACGAAGAGTGCTGATAACGCTCCTGAAACAACGGCTGTACAAAGAGTAAAAGAGGTGTATTGGAAGTTAATTGGTGTTGAGGGTAAAGCGGTTATGGAAGATCCTAATGGACGAGAGGCCTATATCATTTTGAAATTAGAAGGCAATCATTTGCAAGGCTTTGGCGGGTGTAATATTTTACTAGGAAGCTATGAGTTAAATGAGAACGATCATACGGTGCATTTTTCACGTGTTGCGTCAACCATGATGTCCTGTTCACGCATAACGGATGAAGCTGAATTTTTAAAAGCGTTAGAAAAAGTCGATCATTATAGTATTGATGAAGGTGTGTTATTACTTCAAAAAGCAGGTAAAACCGTTGCTACATTTGAAGCATCTTATCAGCCCTGA
- a CDS encoding HAMP domain-containing protein: MLSIKLKLILWYLLIQTVVLASFNYALFINVEHNLRENNSGVVQIHEAIEHFLKTQWLLTPFIVILSSFGGYFLMSRYFKPLKEMLKNIQSMNAKELSKRIETRSSDDEINQLTIAFNAMLERLENSFNSIKKFNTQTSHELRTPLTIMRGEIEIALRKERTCHEYKTILSTQLEEIATLQKRMEALLFLAEYDFMKASHVLKSIPSHEKNLLDLQRASCLHTSQG; the protein is encoded by the coding sequence ATGTTGAGCATTAAACTCAAATTGATTTTGTGGTACCTTCTCATTCAAACCGTTGTTTTAGCTAGCTTTAACTATGCTCTTTTTATCAATGTCGAGCACAACCTTAGGGAAAATAACTCGGGTGTGGTTCAGATACATGAAGCCATTGAGCACTTTTTAAAAACGCAGTGGTTATTGACGCCCTTTATTGTAATATTGTCAAGTTTTGGGGGTTATTTTTTAATGAGCAGATATTTTAAACCCCTCAAAGAGATGCTGAAAAATATCCAGTCCATGAATGCAAAAGAGCTTTCTAAACGCATTGAAACGCGTTCAAGCGATGATGAGATCAATCAGCTTACCATCGCCTTTAATGCTATGCTAGAACGCTTAGAAAACTCTTTTAACAGTATCAAGAAGTTCAATACCCAAACGTCGCATGAATTGCGCACGCCTTTAACCATTATGCGGGGAGAAATTGAAATAGCGTTGCGCAAAGAGCGCACATGTCATGAGTATAAAACGATCTTGTCAACGCAGCTTGAGGAAATTGCAACACTGCAAAAACGGATGGAAGCGTTATTGTTTCTTGCAGAGTACGATTTTATGAAGGCAAGTCATGTTTTAAAAAGTATTCCATCGCACGAAAAAAATCTTTTAGATTTGCAAAGAGCCTCCTGTTTACACACTTCTCAGGGCTGA
- a CDS encoding metallophosphoesterase encodes MASKICRLLLKILHTGDLFDTFPSKIRAHLDILKKIKHPVYFVSGNHDLLFTCKALSHEIEALGFTRLDNRVLTFCRGDDRLQLAGLSDSFSKYFGIKRHEKELLANLNPNVPSILLAHQPKDIRFTKNASIDLQLSGHTHGGQIYPFGYIVRLFQPYLQGLHRDGKTQIFVTTGYGSWGLNFRFRAPSEIVIIRLTKDEHVEH; translated from the coding sequence TTGGCATCGAAAATCTGCCGACTTCTTTTGAAAATTTTACACACGGGCGATCTATTCGATACCTTTCCTTCTAAGATACGAGCGCATCTGGATATTTTAAAGAAGATCAAGCATCCTGTCTATTTTGTCAGCGGCAATCACGATCTTCTTTTTACATGTAAAGCACTCTCCCATGAGATTGAAGCGCTAGGATTCACCCGTTTAGACAATCGTGTTCTCACCTTTTGTAGAGGTGATGATCGCCTTCAACTTGCAGGTCTTAGCGATTCCTTTAGTAAATACTTCGGCATTAAACGCCATGAAAAAGAGCTTTTAGCAAACCTCAATCCCAATGTGCCTTCCATCTTATTGGCACATCAGCCCAAAGACATTCGCTTTACGAAAAATGCCTCTATTGATTTACAACTTAGCGGTCATACGCATGGTGGGCAGATTTATCCTTTTGGGTATATCGTCAGGCTTTTTCAGCCTTACTTGCAAGGCTTACATCGTGATGGCAAAACACAGATATTTGTCACAACAGGGTATGGTAGTTGGGGTTTGAACTTTCGCTTTCGAGCTCCTAGTGAAATCGTGATTATACGGCTTACCAAGGATGAACATGTTGAGCATTAA
- a CDS encoding YceI family protein, translated as MFNKIAFSLISASLLCGSMYAKELTFKEGSIGAQTEILGDSNINPKSTQIVTKLSMDDAVESLKGDITLDLLNLKSENDKRDEHMYEALHVKAQPTTTFKLKEVKKESDGYHLLGTLTLNKQIKEIDTKAEIADQSDLLKLKGGFNIKMSDFGIEPPTLLFLSVRDEVAISYDLTLAKN; from the coding sequence ATGTTCAATAAAATCGCGTTTTCACTGATAAGTGCTTCACTGCTTTGCGGTAGCATGTATGCCAAAGAGCTTACTTTTAAAGAGGGCTCAATTGGAGCACAAACTGAGATATTAGGTGATAGCAATATCAACCCTAAAAGCACTCAAATCGTTACCAAACTCAGCATGGACGATGCCGTTGAATCCCTTAAAGGCGACATTACACTCGATCTTTTAAACCTTAAAAGTGAAAATGACAAACGTGATGAACACATGTATGAAGCTTTACATGTAAAAGCACAACCAACCACGACCTTCAAGCTCAAAGAGGTTAAGAAAGAGTCTGATGGCTACCATCTTTTAGGCACGCTCACCCTCAATAAACAGATCAAAGAGATTGACACAAAAGCAGAGATTGCCGATCAAAGTGATCTTTTGAAACTCAAAGGTGGCTTTAACATCAAGATGAGCGACTTTGGCATTGAGCCTCCAACCCTTCTTTTCTTAAGCGTACGTGATGAAGTTGCGATCTCCTATGACCTGACATTGGCGAAAAATTAA